The following are from one region of the Archangium lipolyticum genome:
- a CDS encoding DUF4448 domain-containing protein, with protein MHPRRVASSSRRSILAWATVLSVATTLPAGAAEPDAVPGISHKPLLTVQKRAPELERKVMGVLEGLLRTPQLADLKGASAHPSVTIEPNSKLKVTKASVSLLLKPIYKNDRETIVDKKTGRYQGVGEGSLLEIRVNALSRLSFDTSIPDNLYYEPTRVKDHQGLPVYRVGGETPFLLITAKDRHPWRRVTVSEYLARLVREGGSDAAEAKKQAAQLTGGAGDKPACVARKRTEIVGNCEGPNATYYITWNSKYFDPKKPDAIQLVIVYMGHASHKTQDERYYQQHPLDPFTQLARAYEQYDWSQVARLVE; from the coding sequence ATGCACCCGAGACGTGTGGCTTCCTCCTCCCGGCGTTCCATCCTCGCGTGGGCCACGGTGCTGTCCGTGGCGACCACGCTCCCCGCGGGAGCGGCGGAGCCGGATGCCGTGCCCGGCATCTCGCACAAGCCCCTGCTGACGGTCCAGAAGCGCGCCCCCGAGCTGGAGCGCAAGGTGATGGGCGTGCTGGAGGGACTGCTGCGCACCCCGCAGCTGGCCGACCTGAAGGGGGCCAGCGCGCATCCGAGCGTCACCATCGAGCCGAACTCCAAGCTGAAGGTGACGAAGGCCAGCGTGTCGCTGCTGCTCAAGCCCATCTACAAGAACGACCGCGAGACCATCGTGGACAAGAAGACGGGCCGCTACCAGGGCGTGGGCGAGGGCAGCCTGCTGGAGATCCGCGTGAACGCCCTGTCGCGGCTCTCGTTCGATACCTCGATTCCCGACAACCTGTACTACGAGCCCACGCGCGTGAAGGATCACCAGGGACTGCCCGTCTACCGGGTCGGTGGGGAGACGCCCTTCCTGCTCATCACCGCCAAGGACCGGCATCCGTGGCGCCGCGTCACCGTCAGCGAGTACCTGGCCCGGCTGGTGCGTGAGGGGGGCTCGGACGCCGCGGAGGCGAAGAAGCAAGCGGCGCAGCTCACGGGCGGCGCTGGCGACAAGCCCGCGTGCGTGGCGAGGAAGCGCACGGAGATCGTGGGCAACTGCGAGGGCCCCAACGCCACCTACTACATCACCTGGAACTCGAAGTACTTCGATCCCAAGAAGCCGGACGCCATCCAGCTGGTCATCGTCTACATGGGGCACGCCTCGCACAAGACCCAGGACGAGCGCTACTACCAGCAGCACCCGTTGGATCCGTTCACCCAGTTGGCGAGGGCCTACGAGCAGTACGACTGGAGCCAGGTGGCGCGCCTCGTGGAGTGA